The Nitrospirota bacterium genome has a segment encoding these proteins:
- a CDS encoding DUF507 family protein, with protein sequence MMLSDDKISHLSHVFLKGLKDKKLITMLEEEGKIRSEVKRIIISELMVGEEIDAAVRKKLQSFKKKIVEGSPEWDILYKKFFKEEEVKRGRVSG encoded by the coding sequence ATGATGCTATCAGATGATAAAATTTCCCACCTGAGTCATGTTTTCCTCAAAGGACTGAAAGATAAGAAACTTATTACAATGCTTGAGGAAGAAGGGAAAATAAGATCTGAGGTTAAGAGGATAATCATATCAGAATTAATGGTTGGCGAAGAGATTGATGCTGCTGTTAGAAAAAAGCTACAATCATTCAAAAAAAAGATCGTTGAGGGAAGCCCTGAGTGGGATATATTATACAAAAAGTTTTTCAAGGAAGAGGAGGTAAAAAGAGGCAGGGTTTCTGGATAA
- the glnA gene encoding type I glutamate--ammonia ligase yields the protein MTPKEVKEFAKKNNVVMIDLKFMDFPGLWQHFSVPTKELTESLFEDGLGFDGSSIRGWQAIHMSDMLVIPDPSTAVLDPFTQHPTLSIICNVVDPITKEPYSRDPRYIAQKAEAYMKSTKIADTAYFGPEAEFFIFDDVRFDQTANSGYYYVDSIEGIWNSGRQESPNLGYKPRHKEGYFPVPPMDKLQDIRTEMVIELEKAGIEVEAQHHEVATGGQCEIDMRFSPLVNMADKLMMYKYIIKNVALRNGKTVTLMPKPLFGDNGSGMHTHQSLWKAGKPLFAGNGYAGLSDMALYYIGGILKHASALAAFVAPTTNSYKRLVPGYEAPINLAYSSRNRSAAIRIPMYSPSPKAKRIEVRFPDPSCNPYLAFSAMLMAGLDGIENKIDPGEPLDKDIYELGPEELAKVPSLPGSLEDALDCLERDHSFLKRGDVFTEDVIDMWLKYKRTREVDALRLRPHPYEFFLYYDI from the coding sequence ATGACACCAAAAGAAGTAAAGGAATTTGCAAAAAAGAACAACGTTGTTATGATTGACCTTAAATTTATGGATTTTCCTGGTCTATGGCAACATTTCTCTGTTCCGACAAAAGAACTTACAGAAAGCTTGTTTGAAGATGGACTCGGGTTTGATGGCTCATCAATACGGGGATGGCAGGCTATACACATGAGTGACATGCTTGTTATACCTGATCCTTCAACAGCGGTACTCGATCCGTTTACCCAGCACCCTACACTCAGCATAATATGCAATGTTGTTGACCCGATTACCAAAGAACCTTATTCAAGAGATCCTCGTTATATTGCTCAAAAAGCTGAGGCATACATGAAATCAACAAAAATTGCTGATACTGCATATTTCGGCCCTGAAGCAGAATTTTTCATTTTTGATGATGTGCGATTCGACCAGACAGCAAACAGCGGATATTACTATGTTGATTCTATTGAAGGTATCTGGAATTCAGGAAGACAGGAGAGTCCTAATCTTGGATACAAACCAAGGCATAAAGAAGGATATTTCCCAGTTCCACCTATGGACAAACTGCAAGATATCCGCACAGAAATGGTAATTGAGCTTGAAAAGGCTGGTATTGAAGTTGAGGCTCAGCACCACGAAGTTGCAACCGGCGGGCAGTGCGAAATTGATATGAGATTTTCACCTCTCGTAAATATGGCAGATAAACTGATGATGTATAAATATATCATTAAGAATGTTGCTCTGAGGAATGGCAAAACAGTAACTCTGATGCCAAAACCACTCTTTGGTGACAATGGTTCGGGCATGCACACACACCAGAGCCTCTGGAAAGCTGGTAAACCTTTGTTTGCAGGCAATGGATATGCTGGGTTGTCAGACATGGCACTTTACTACATTGGCGGTATTCTCAAACATGCTTCTGCGCTTGCTGCTTTTGTCGCTCCAACAACAAATTCTTATAAAAGGCTTGTGCCTGGCTATGAGGCGCCAATAAATCTTGCATATTCAAGCAGAAACAGGTCTGCTGCAATACGTATACCAATGTATTCTCCAAGCCCCAAAGCTAAAAGAATTGAGGTAAGGTTTCCTGATCCATCTTGTAATCCATATCTTGCCTTCTCCGCAATGCTAATGGCCGGACTTGATGGAATAGAGAACAAGATTGATCCAGGAGAACCACTCGACAAGGATATATACGAACTCGGTCCTGAAGAGCTTGCAAAAGTTCCAAGCCTTCCAGGCTCACTTGAGGATGCTCTTGACTGCCTTGAGAGAGACCACAGTTTTCTCAAAAGAGGAGATGTTTTTACAGAAGATGTTATAGATATGTGGCTTAAATACAAGAGAACAAGAGAAGTCGACGCGCTAAGACTCAGACCGCATCCATACGAATTTTTCCTTTATTACGACATTTAA
- a CDS encoding P-II family nitrogen regulator: MKKVEAIIKPFKLDEVKDALNNIGIHGMTVTEVKGFGRQKGHIEVYRGTEYEVNFIPKIKIEIVIPDTLKDKVISTIIEKSNTGSIGDGKIFIYSLEDVIRIRTGEKGEEAI, from the coding sequence ATGAAAAAGGTAGAAGCTATTATAAAACCCTTTAAACTTGATGAGGTAAAGGATGCATTGAACAACATCGGAATTCATGGAATGACAGTTACAGAGGTCAAGGGATTTGGAAGACAAAAAGGTCATATCGAAGTCTATCGAGGAACAGAGTATGAGGTAAATTTTATCCCGAAAATCAAAATAGAGATTGTAATTCCAGATACATTAAAGGACAAAGTAATTTCAACAATTATTGAGAAATCAAATACAGGCAGCATAGGAGATGGTAAAATTTTTATCTATTCTCTTGAGGATGTTATCAGAATAAGAACAGGTGAAAAAGGAGAAGAAGCTATCTAA
- a CDS encoding 16S rRNA (uracil(1498)-N(3))-methyltransferase codes for MPRIYFPASEKTGDQITITGEKSHYLISVLRCHKNDELILFNGKGGCFRTKILKADKKEVITEVIEKFPCDTESPLYIILVQGLVKGEKMDMIVQKTTELGVKKIIPVITKRSQLRDTKKVQRWRKIAEEAARQSGRSIVPDIQELARFGNLFKDNTEKKKGLIFYEGGERKLSETVEILKTELKEIGEEIYLIIGPEGGFAEDEIKMANNKGFLITSFGRRILRAETAAISSVALIQFLLGDIG; via the coding sequence ATGCCGAGGATATATTTCCCAGCATCAGAGAAAACAGGCGATCAAATAACAATCACAGGCGAAAAATCACATTATCTAATTTCTGTTTTGAGATGCCATAAAAATGACGAGTTGATTTTATTTAACGGAAAAGGTGGTTGTTTCAGGACAAAAATTCTCAAGGCAGACAAAAAGGAAGTAATTACAGAAGTTATAGAAAAATTTCCATGCGATACGGAATCTCCTTTATATATTATCCTTGTGCAGGGACTTGTAAAGGGTGAGAAGATGGATATGATTGTTCAAAAAACCACAGAACTCGGTGTAAAGAAAATTATTCCTGTTATTACAAAGCGAAGCCAATTGAGAGATACAAAAAAGGTTCAGAGATGGAGGAAAATTGCAGAAGAGGCAGCAAGACAATCTGGAAGAAGTATTGTGCCTGATATTCAGGAATTAGCGAGATTTGGTAACCTCTTTAAGGATAATACAGAAAAGAAAAAAGGCTTGATTTTCTATGAAGGAGGTGAAAGAAAATTATCAGAAACTGTTGAGATATTAAAGACAGAATTAAAAGAAATCGGGGAGGAAATTTATCTCATAATAGGACCTGAGGGAGGTTTTGCAGAAGATGAGATAAAAATGGCAAATAATAAGGGCTTTCTTATAACGAGTTTCGGAAGGAGAATACTTAGAGCTGAAACTGCTGCGATTTCTTCGGTAGCTTTAATACAGTTTCTTCTGGGAGATATAGGTTAA
- the hrcA gene encoding heat-inducible transcription repressor HrcA has translation MHELSERTKKVLFAVVQSYINYPDPVGSRAITKRYGFGWSPATIRNIMADLEEMGFLRQPHTSAGRIPTDLGYRFYVDSLTAEPEYYQEKEIFKDIYMKLETLKNDIEMLLGETTKSFSMLSHYLGIAMLPVIDMTTLKRINIIKYKNDNAVVVLLTDEGVIKNKIVKIDPKITQKDLNRMASYINTEFSGYAMDEIRLKILREMSKEKIKCDTLIARAMSLCQEVLCFQEGALFVSGLTEVLNLPDFADLEKIKELSKAIEDKHTIIKLLDKLSESDGVKVIIGSENSLDEMKKLSLIVSPCKDSNRPVGIVGIIGPTRMNYAKAIYLVDNTAKFISKMLSGR, from the coding sequence ATGCACGAACTGAGTGAAAGAACAAAGAAAGTCCTTTTTGCTGTAGTCCAGAGTTACATTAATTATCCTGATCCTGTAGGCTCACGGGCTATAACGAAGAGGTATGGTTTTGGATGGTCACCGGCTACAATAAGGAATATTATGGCTGATCTTGAAGAAATGGGTTTTTTAAGACAGCCACATACATCTGCTGGAAGGATTCCAACAGACCTGGGGTATCGATTCTATGTCGACTCCCTTACTGCTGAGCCCGAATACTATCAGGAAAAAGAAATATTTAAAGATATTTATATGAAGTTGGAAACACTTAAAAATGACATAGAAATGTTACTCGGGGAGACTACCAAGAGTTTTTCTATGTTATCCCATTATCTCGGGATAGCGATGTTACCTGTTATTGATATGACAACTTTGAAAAGGATTAACATAATTAAATATAAAAATGATAATGCTGTTGTGGTGTTGTTAACAGATGAGGGAGTGATTAAGAATAAAATCGTCAAGATTGATCCAAAAATAACTCAAAAGGATTTAAACAGAATGGCATCGTATATTAATACAGAATTTTCAGGGTATGCAATGGATGAGATACGCTTGAAGATACTTCGCGAAATGTCAAAAGAAAAGATAAAATGTGATACTCTAATCGCAAGGGCAATGAGCCTCTGCCAGGAAGTTCTTTGCTTTCAAGAAGGTGCTCTTTTTGTTTCAGGGTTAACTGAAGTGCTCAATTTGCCAGATTTTGCAGATCTTGAAAAGATAAAAGAATTGTCAAAAGCAATAGAGGATAAACATACAATTATCAAGTTGCTTGACAAACTCTCAGAATCTGACGGGGTTAAGGTTATTATAGGTTCTGAGAATTCCCTCGATGAGATGAAAAAGTTAAGCTTGATTGTTTCTCCATGCAAAGATAGTAATCGTCCTGTTGGAATTGTAGGTATCATAGGGCCTACACGTATGAACTACGCTAAGGCAATATATCTCGTCGATAATACAGCTAAATTCATCTCTAAAATGCTTTCCGGGAGGTAG
- a CDS encoding DUF507 family protein: MLLLKSRMRVPKSWVPLLTKKIIDALITKGLIKPEIPTEKLLLEAETIIFDELSIEDRLNDEIRELLKKHSTEIEKGHLDYRKLFELTKQKLVKERNLVL, encoded by the coding sequence TTGCTTTTGCTGAAAAGTAGGATGAGGGTCCCTAAGTCTTGGGTTCCTCTCCTAACAAAAAAAATAATAGATGCTCTCATTACAAAAGGGCTAATTAAGCCTGAAATACCAACCGAAAAACTTCTCTTAGAAGCGGAAACCATAATTTTTGATGAGCTTTCAATAGAGGACAGGCTAAATGATGAGATTAGAGAACTTTTAAAGAAACATTCCACTGAAATTGAGAAAGGTCATCTGGACTACAGAAAACTTTTTGAACTTACTAAACAGAAGCTTGTGAAGGAGCGAAATCTCGTATTATGA
- the dnaK gene encoding molecular chaperone DnaK, which translates to MGKAVGIDLGTTNSVIAVVQAGEPVVIPNQEGSRTTPSVVAITDKGERLVGQIAKRQAITNPENTIFSIKRLMGRKFNSSEVDHARKRLPYKIVEAANGDAHVEIRGKKYSPPEISAMILQKLKQAAEDYLGESVTEAVITVPAYFDDSQRQATKDAGRIAGLNVLRIINEPTAASLAYGMDKKKEEKIGVYDLGGGTFDISILELGEGVIEVKSTNGNTYLGGDDFDLRIMDWLVEEFKKDQGIDLKNDKMALQRLKEAAEKAKIELSTAMETEINLPFITADATGPKHLLMKLTRSKFEQLVGDLIEKTIGPCKDALSDAGLSTSNIDEVLLVGGQTRTPRVQQVVQSFFGKEPNKTVNPDEVVAIGAAIQAAVLKGDVKEVLLLDVTPLSLGIETLGGIFTKIIERNTTIPTKKSQIFSTATDNQPAVSIKVFQGEREMASDNKLLGNFELIGIPPAPRGIPQIEVTFDIDANGILHVSAKDLGTGKEQSIRITASSGLNEDEIKKMMRDAEAHADEDKRKKQLAEARNEADTLIYTVEKTLKEHSDKLTETEKRDIEEALERCKKAKDTSNEISEIKSAIEYLTNTSHKLAEHIYKSAGAGAGTATSSTGGTGEQTGPKESKEEVVEAEFEDVDKEKK; encoded by the coding sequence ATGGGGAAAGCAGTTGGTATAGATCTTGGAACAACAAATTCTGTTATAGCTGTTGTTCAGGCTGGAGAGCCAGTAGTTATTCCTAATCAGGAGGGATCGAGGACAACGCCATCTGTTGTCGCAATTACTGATAAGGGAGAAAGGCTTGTAGGTCAGATCGCAAAAAGACAGGCTATAACAAATCCAGAGAATACTATATTTTCAATAAAGAGACTTATGGGTAGGAAATTTAATTCCAGCGAAGTCGATCATGCACGAAAAAGATTGCCATATAAGATTGTAGAGGCCGCAAATGGAGATGCACACGTTGAAATAAGAGGGAAAAAATATTCACCTCCTGAGATATCTGCAATGATACTCCAGAAGCTTAAACAAGCTGCAGAGGATTATCTGGGAGAGTCTGTTACGGAAGCTGTTATAACAGTCCCAGCATATTTTGATGACAGTCAAAGACAGGCTACTAAAGATGCAGGGAGGATAGCAGGTCTTAATGTGCTCAGGATTATAAATGAGCCTACTGCTGCATCTCTTGCGTATGGAATGGACAAAAAGAAAGAGGAAAAGATAGGAGTATATGACCTTGGAGGCGGAACTTTTGATATCTCCATTCTTGAACTCGGAGAAGGTGTTATTGAGGTTAAGTCCACCAACGGTAATACATATCTGGGTGGTGATGACTTTGATCTAAGAATAATGGACTGGTTGGTTGAAGAATTCAAAAAAGACCAGGGGATAGATTTAAAGAATGACAAGATGGCGTTGCAGAGGCTGAAAGAAGCAGCTGAGAAGGCTAAGATAGAACTTTCGACAGCTATGGAGACAGAGATTAATCTTCCATTTATTACAGCAGATGCAACAGGTCCAAAACATTTGCTTATGAAATTAACGAGGTCGAAATTTGAGCAACTTGTAGGAGATCTTATAGAAAAAACTATCGGACCGTGTAAAGATGCTTTATCAGATGCTGGACTATCTACGTCAAATATTGATGAAGTCCTTCTTGTTGGAGGTCAGACAAGAACACCAAGGGTTCAACAAGTTGTGCAAAGTTTTTTTGGAAAAGAACCAAACAAGACTGTAAATCCTGATGAGGTTGTAGCAATCGGTGCTGCTATTCAGGCAGCTGTTTTGAAAGGAGACGTTAAGGAAGTGCTTCTTCTTGATGTTACACCGTTATCTCTCGGGATAGAGACACTTGGAGGGATTTTCACTAAAATAATCGAAAGAAACACTACAATCCCTACAAAGAAGAGTCAGATATTCTCGACTGCTACAGATAACCAACCTGCTGTTTCGATAAAAGTGTTTCAGGGCGAAAGAGAAATGGCATCAGACAATAAGCTTCTTGGAAATTTCGAACTCATTGGAATTCCTCCTGCGCCGAGAGGAATACCACAGATTGAAGTAACATTTGACATTGATGCTAATGGTATCCTTCATGTGTCAGCTAAGGACCTTGGAACAGGAAAAGAACAGTCCATCAGAATCACTGCATCGAGTGGCTTGAATGAAGATGAGATTAAGAAGATGATGCGTGATGCTGAAGCTCATGCTGATGAAGATAAAAGAAAGAAACAACTTGCTGAAGCAAGGAATGAGGCTGATACTCTTATATATACTGTTGAAAAAACTCTCAAAGAACATAGTGACAAGTTAACAGAAACAGAAAAACGTGATATTGAGGAAGCACTTGAAAGATGCAAAAAGGCAAAAGATACAAGCAATGAAATTTCAGAAATAAAATCTGCCATAGAATATTTAACAAATACATCTCATAAATTGGCAGAGCATATATATAAAAGCGCAGGTGCTGGAGCAGGAACGGCGACCAGTTCAACAGGGGGAACTGGAGAACAGACTGGTCCAAAAGAATCGAAAGAAGAAGTGGTTGAAGCAGAATTTGAGGATGTTGATAAGGAGAAAAAGTAA
- the grpE gene encoding nucleotide exchange factor GrpE — protein MESSDINKNQIPSLEEEVSKDTEISFQEDKDRLVPELQEMNDKYLRLYAEFENYKKRVNRDKEELIKYGNENLIINLLPVLDNLEMALKHATDDLSSGLVQGVEITLKEMKRTLEKFGLTVIEAEGKPFDPSIHHAMTQVEREDLNENTVVEEFRKGYMLKDKVLRPSLVAVSKKPSVNQQTQEKEIEINKIVEEES, from the coding sequence ATGGAAAGTTCTGATATAAATAAGAACCAGATTCCATCACTTGAAGAAGAGGTTTCTAAAGATACCGAGATATCTTTTCAGGAAGATAAGGATCGCCTTGTTCCTGAGTTACAGGAGATGAATGATAAATATTTAAGGCTTTATGCTGAATTTGAAAATTACAAAAAAAGGGTAAATAGAGACAAAGAAGAACTTATAAAGTATGGGAATGAAAATCTTATAATAAATCTATTACCTGTACTTGATAATTTAGAGATGGCATTAAAACATGCTACAGATGATCTTTCATCGGGACTTGTTCAGGGAGTCGAAATAACACTTAAAGAAATGAAAAGAACGCTCGAAAAATTTGGATTAACTGTAATAGAGGCTGAGGGAAAGCCATTCGATCCATCGATACATCATGCAATGACACAGGTTGAACGTGAAGATTTAAATGAGAATACAGTAGTCGAGGAATTCAGAAAAGGATATATGCTTAAAGATAAAGTATTACGACCATCACTGGTTGCGGTTTCAAAGAAACCGTCTGTAAACCAGCAAACTCAAGAAAAAGAAATTGAGATAAATAAAATAGTAGAGGAGGAATCTTGA
- a CDS encoding diguanylate cyclase: MGYIIQKVFQGRGGKKRQGFWIKRGIPLLLLFFTYLGLLFDFSINKRPFWFILCAITISVCYFLHYRKDWGDYSIEIFSSFAILISGASLSFGLPWLILLYFPFMITIAFYNSWKKVVTVLLLIPFFEIKNIIFKDRFYEEIAIIISLGLTVGLFLLFKKKLISDSISDIEKKTYDLSSSEIIPFNDEKRISHCLQSMFRIDEECRDILVVIKKILCADSVSLFVGSDSGLRLRCSTEESGRIIPSDNGIINRCFNQKESFLLIDINEKDIHPGYLRQDKISSLITVPVIDGDFTLGVVAADSARFQAFNPSDREVLETFSQHITRIFQKERLYPHIQRSYNALKTLHEESSKLLSTLNMDEIAEHLIEGAKKIVSADILFFVTKGSEFEIIHKTNIPIDKDRKISLKNTLLDMAIKNKQAINVSNVRDYRSPILPFKIDNVRSVLILPLFYENDLIGILVLLSKEVSAFNPYQIELLEVLGNQASTSMANARFHAEIERIAITDGLTGLYNHRYFQEKLSEEFNRGERYSNPLSLLLIDIDYFKKINDTYGHPVGDAVLKKIASIIRKTIRSIDIPARYGGEEFALILPGTDSHGAKNMAERLRKAIMDTSFFADKDRFKVTVSIGISTNPNPKGTVEVNNKEELIEKADKALYEAKKAGRNRSIFLLV; this comes from the coding sequence GTGGGATATATTATACAAAAAGTTTTTCAAGGAAGAGGAGGTAAAAAGAGGCAGGGTTTCTGGATAAAAAGGGGAATCCCTTTACTACTTCTTTTCTTTACCTATCTCGGTCTACTTTTTGATTTTTCGATAAATAAAAGACCATTCTGGTTTATCCTTTGTGCAATTACAATATCAGTCTGCTACTTTTTACATTACAGAAAAGATTGGGGAGATTACTCTATTGAAATATTTTCATCTTTTGCCATTCTGATTAGCGGTGCAAGTTTATCATTTGGACTTCCATGGTTGATATTGCTCTATTTCCCATTTATGATTACTATTGCTTTTTATAATAGCTGGAAAAAGGTTGTTACAGTTTTATTATTAATCCCCTTTTTTGAAATTAAAAATATTATATTTAAGGATAGATTTTATGAAGAGATAGCGATTATTATCTCTCTTGGACTGACTGTTGGCCTTTTTCTTCTTTTCAAGAAAAAATTAATAAGTGACAGCATCTCTGATATTGAGAAAAAAACATATGATTTATCCTCATCTGAAATAATCCCATTCAATGATGAAAAAAGAATATCTCATTGTCTTCAGTCAATGTTCAGGATTGATGAAGAATGTAGAGATATTTTAGTAGTTATAAAAAAAATACTATGTGCAGATTCTGTGAGCCTGTTTGTAGGGTCAGACAGCGGCCTCAGATTGCGTTGTTCGACTGAAGAATCAGGAAGAATCATTCCTTCGGATAATGGAATTATCAATCGTTGTTTTAATCAAAAGGAATCCTTTCTATTAATTGATATAAATGAAAAGGATATTCATCCCGGTTACTTAAGACAGGATAAAATTTCTTCATTAATTACAGTTCCTGTAATTGACGGCGATTTCACTCTTGGCGTTGTAGCCGCTGATAGTGCCCGATTTCAAGCATTTAATCCTTCAGACAGAGAAGTTCTTGAAACGTTTTCACAGCATATTACAAGAATTTTCCAGAAAGAGCGTCTTTATCCACACATCCAACGATCATACAATGCACTAAAAACATTGCATGAGGAAAGTTCTAAACTCCTTTCAACTCTTAATATGGATGAGATTGCTGAACATTTGATAGAAGGTGCAAAAAAGATTGTATCTGCTGATATTCTTTTTTTTGTAACAAAAGGTAGTGAATTCGAAATAATTCATAAGACAAATATTCCAATCGATAAAGATAGAAAAATTAGCTTGAAGAATACCCTACTTGACATGGCAATAAAAAATAAACAGGCTATAAATGTCTCTAATGTTAGAGACTATCGTTCCCCAATTTTGCCTTTTAAGATTGACAATGTGAGATCTGTTCTTATACTTCCGCTTTTTTATGAGAACGACCTCATTGGTATATTAGTACTCCTTTCTAAAGAAGTAAGCGCATTCAATCCTTATCAGATTGAACTTCTTGAAGTGCTTGGGAATCAGGCATCTACTTCAATGGCAAATGCCAGATTCCATGCAGAAATAGAACGTATTGCTATTACCGATGGACTTACAGGTCTTTATAATCATCGGTATTTTCAGGAAAAACTTTCAGAAGAGTTCAATCGTGGAGAGAGATACTCAAACCCTCTTTCCCTTCTTCTAATTGATATTGATTATTTCAAAAAGATCAATGATACATATGGTCATCCTGTCGGAGATGCAGTGCTAAAAAAAATTGCCAGTATTATAAGAAAGACTATACGCAGTATTGATATCCCTGCTCGTTATGGTGGTGAAGAGTTTGCCTTAATACTCCCTGGAACAGATTCTCATGGAGCGAAGAATATGGCAGAAAGATTGAGAAAGGCAATTATGGATACCAGCTTTTTCGCTGACAAAGATAGATTTAAAGTTACTGTAAGCATAGGAATCTCAACTAATCCTAATCCGAAAGGAACCGTGGAAGTAAATAATAAAGAAGAATTAATTGAAAAAGCGGATAAAGCATTGTATGAGGCTAAAAAAGCTGGCAGAAATCGAAGCATTTTTCTGCTTGTCTAA
- the dnaJ gene encoding molecular chaperone DnaJ, translating into MKDYYEILGVSRDASEVDIKKAFRQLAMKYHPDRNPDNKEAEEKFKEINEAYSCLSDPEKRSYYDRFGTVEGIGAGAGYSPFGTGFGDIFEDIFGDFFGTFTGRRRPRPTKGNDLRYDLEITLMEAAFGTEKKIEIPRWENCPECAGTGTAPGKVPVTCHNCKGAGQVRFQQGFFSISRTCERCNGAGKIITDPCKSCNGEGRVRQYRTVSVKVPAGVDTGSRLRLSGEGEMGINGGPKGDLYIIINVEEHPFFKRDGIDIYCEVPLSFPQAVLGAEIEVPTLEGIHKIKIPPGTPSGRIFHIKGKGIQKLGGHTKGDQIVSVYIDVPKKLNTRQKELLEEFARISGDEVNKTFREKIKSLFSVAEK; encoded by the coding sequence ATGAAAGATTATTACGAAATACTCGGGGTATCTCGGGATGCATCTGAAGTTGACATCAAAAAAGCATTCCGTCAACTTGCAATGAAATACCATCCTGATAGAAATCCCGATAATAAAGAAGCAGAAGAAAAATTTAAAGAGATAAACGAAGCATACTCATGCCTGAGTGATCCTGAGAAAAGATCATATTATGACAGATTTGGAACTGTTGAAGGAATTGGTGCTGGAGCTGGATATAGTCCTTTCGGAACTGGTTTTGGAGATATCTTCGAAGACATATTTGGAGATTTCTTTGGGACTTTTACTGGAAGGAGAAGACCCAGGCCCACAAAGGGGAATGATCTCAGATATGATCTTGAAATAACCTTAATGGAGGCAGCCTTTGGGACAGAAAAGAAAATAGAGATTCCAAGATGGGAAAATTGTCCTGAATGTGCAGGGACAGGGACAGCACCTGGGAAAGTACCTGTAACATGTCACAATTGTAAAGGGGCAGGGCAGGTCAGATTTCAACAAGGTTTCTTCAGTATCTCAAGAACGTGTGAAAGATGTAACGGTGCAGGAAAAATTATCACAGATCCATGCAAATCATGTAATGGTGAGGGCAGGGTCAGACAGTATAGAACTGTAAGCGTTAAGGTCCCTGCAGGTGTAGATACCGGTTCAAGGCTCAGGCTTTCTGGAGAGGGAGAAATGGGAATTAATGGTGGACCAAAAGGTGATCTTTACATAATCATCAATGTTGAAGAACATCCTTTCTTTAAAAGAGATGGAATAGATATTTACTGTGAGGTTCCTCTATCATTCCCACAGGCTGTTCTTGGTGCTGAAATTGAGGTGCCAACTCTTGAAGGAATACATAAAATAAAAATACCACCTGGAACTCCTTCTGGCAGAATATTCCATATAAAAGGTAAGGGTATACAAAAGCTTGGTGGTCATACTAAGGGTGACCAGATTGTCAGTGTCTACATAGATGTTCCTAAAAAACTTAATACGAGACAAAAGGAACTTCTCGAAGAATTCGCCCGTATCAGTGGCGATGAAGTAAATAAGACATTCAGGGAAAAAATCAAGAGCCTCTTTTCAGTCGCTGAGAAGTAG